Proteins encoded within one genomic window of Kibdelosporangium phytohabitans:
- a CDS encoding LysE/ArgO family amino acid transporter: MLAVVLAGFGTGLSLVVAIGSQNAFLLQQGLRGGAVAPLVAICAVSDLVLIALGVSGLGAVLGRWPAAITAITVGGGVFLLGYGLLAARRAMRPSVMTVGHERTPARKAVLACLAFTWLNPHVYLDTVLLVGAIAVAQGDGRWMFGVGACLASVVWFSALGFGARRLSGVFARPGAWRVLDVVIAVTMTSLGTAMLLSRL; the protein is encoded by the coding sequence GTGCTTGCTGTCGTGCTCGCCGGGTTCGGGACCGGCCTGTCGCTCGTCGTCGCCATCGGTTCGCAGAACGCTTTCCTGTTGCAGCAAGGGTTGCGTGGTGGCGCGGTGGCTCCGCTGGTGGCGATCTGCGCGGTGTCCGATCTGGTGCTGATCGCGCTGGGAGTCAGCGGGTTGGGCGCGGTGCTGGGCCGGTGGCCCGCGGCGATCACCGCGATCACGGTCGGCGGTGGGGTGTTCCTGCTCGGTTACGGCCTGCTGGCGGCGCGGCGCGCGATGCGGCCGTCGGTGATGACCGTGGGCCACGAGCGGACGCCGGCACGCAAGGCGGTGCTGGCGTGCCTGGCGTTCACGTGGCTCAACCCGCACGTGTACCTGGACACGGTGCTGCTGGTCGGCGCGATCGCCGTCGCGCAGGGCGACGGGCGGTGGATGTTCGGTGTCGGCGCGTGCCTGGCGAGCGTGGTGTGGTTCAGCGCGCTGGGGTTCGGGGCGCGGCGGCTGTCGGGGGTGTTCGCCCGGCCGGGGGCGTGGCGGGTGCTCGACGTCGTCATCGCGGTGACGATGACCAGCCTGGGCACGGCGATGCTGCTCAGCCGGTTGTGA
- a CDS encoding glycosyltransferase has product MRVVLTTWGTRGDVEPLAGLAVGLRDLGAQVRVCAPPDDDFVTLLARAGVPLVPMGPSVRSVVANPKPPTAQDALRLAPELVAARFETLTAAAEGCDVLLATGLMPVGARDVAEALGIGYVYGCCQIFGLPSRYFSPGARPGTPSPQDETDKRVLWEQDAQRVNALYGEPLNSHRAALGLPPVDNVRDHVYTGRPWLAADPTLCPSQGMTDLDLVQTGAWILPDDRPLPRDLEAFLDAGEPPVYVGYGSMAAHAPADAARVAIEAARAHGRRLVLARGWAGLVAADDAGDCVVVGEVNQQALFRRVAAVVHHGGAGTTTAAARAGAPQVIAPQIADQPYWASRVAALGIGVVHHGRTPTVESMSAAFDTVLRPEVRAHARVTADLVRADGATVAAKLLLDRFGR; this is encoded by the coding sequence GTGCGTGTTGTGTTGACGACGTGGGGTACGCGCGGGGATGTCGAACCGCTGGCGGGACTCGCGGTGGGGTTGCGGGATCTCGGTGCGCAGGTGCGGGTGTGCGCGCCACCGGACGACGACTTCGTGACGTTGCTGGCGCGGGCGGGTGTGCCGCTGGTGCCCATGGGCCCGAGTGTGCGTTCGGTGGTGGCCAACCCGAAGCCGCCGACGGCGCAGGACGCGCTGCGGCTCGCGCCCGAGCTGGTCGCCGCGCGGTTCGAAACGCTCACCGCGGCGGCCGAGGGCTGTGACGTGCTGCTGGCGACGGGTCTGATGCCGGTTGGTGCGCGGGATGTGGCCGAGGCACTGGGTATCGGTTACGTGTACGGCTGCTGCCAGATCTTCGGCTTGCCGTCGCGGTACTTCTCGCCCGGGGCGCGGCCGGGCACGCCGTCGCCGCAGGACGAGACGGACAAGCGGGTGCTGTGGGAGCAGGACGCGCAGCGGGTGAACGCCTTGTACGGCGAGCCGCTCAACAGCCATCGGGCCGCGCTCGGCCTGCCGCCGGTGGACAACGTGCGCGACCACGTCTACACCGGCCGGCCGTGGCTGGCGGCGGATCCGACGCTGTGCCCGTCGCAGGGCATGACGGATTTGGATCTCGTGCAGACCGGTGCGTGGATCCTGCCTGACGACCGGCCGCTGCCGCGGGACCTGGAGGCGTTCCTGGACGCCGGTGAGCCGCCGGTGTACGTGGGGTACGGCAGCATGGCCGCGCACGCGCCGGCCGATGCCGCGCGGGTGGCGATCGAGGCGGCCCGCGCGCACGGCCGCCGGCTCGTCCTGGCCCGCGGCTGGGCCGGGCTGGTGGCGGCCGACGACGCCGGGGACTGTGTGGTGGTCGGTGAGGTCAACCAGCAGGCGTTGTTCCGCCGGGTGGCCGCTGTGGTGCATCACGGCGGCGCGGGTACCACGACGGCGGCGGCACGGGCGGGTGCGCCGCAGGTGATCGCGCCGCAGATCGCGGATCAGCCGTACTGGGCGAGCCGGGTGGCGGCGTTGGGCATCGGGGTGGTCCATCACGGGCGGACGCCGACCGTCGAGTCGATGTCCGCAGCGTTCGACACGGTCCTGCGGCCGGAGGTGCGGGCCCATGCGCGGGTCACGGCCGACCTGGTCCGTGCGGACGGGGCGACGGTGGCCGCGAAGCTGCTGCTGGACAGGTTCGGCCGGTAG
- a CDS encoding alpha/beta fold hydrolase, protein MVQATLHDGQRIDVEVDGNGPVLLLAVDPAPASGDRAEELRKWGTDPALGRSLIDGLSDRFRVVAFDYEGHVLAHPKPDTLTPDNVVADILAVADAAGADRFAYYGYSWLALTGLQLAIRTERLTALAMGGYPPLDGPYPEMLAVTTATHAMATGAPSAPPSHGAPEGEFDWSSAEMTMTEPQTRQFMSLYLALRDFDDRAAQSRVTCPRLCFAGSKDVIGYDERWGGVTVDIARPFTDNRDELTAAGWAVHVLDGLDHTTAMQPSAVLPILRPWLLSATG, encoded by the coding sequence GTGGTTCAGGCGACGCTGCACGACGGTCAGCGCATCGACGTGGAAGTGGACGGCAACGGGCCAGTGCTGCTGCTGGCGGTCGACCCGGCGCCCGCCAGCGGTGACCGTGCGGAAGAACTGCGCAAGTGGGGTACGGACCCGGCCTTGGGCCGGTCGCTCATCGACGGCCTGAGCGACCGGTTCCGTGTGGTGGCCTTCGACTATGAGGGACACGTGTTGGCCCACCCGAAGCCGGACACGCTGACGCCGGACAACGTGGTGGCCGACATCCTGGCCGTGGCGGACGCGGCGGGCGCCGACCGGTTCGCCTACTACGGCTACTCGTGGCTGGCGCTGACCGGGCTGCAGCTGGCGATCCGCACCGAGCGGCTCACCGCGCTGGCCATGGGCGGCTATCCGCCGCTGGACGGCCCGTACCCGGAGATGCTCGCGGTCACCACCGCCACGCACGCGATGGCGACCGGTGCCCCGAGCGCGCCGCCGTCGCACGGGGCACCGGAGGGCGAGTTCGACTGGTCGAGCGCGGAGATGACCATGACCGAGCCGCAGACGCGGCAGTTCATGAGCCTGTATCTGGCGTTGCGGGATTTCGACGACCGGGCCGCGCAGTCACGGGTGACGTGCCCGCGGCTGTGTTTCGCCGGGTCGAAGGACGTGATCGGCTACGACGAGCGGTGGGGCGGGGTGACGGTGGACATCGCCCGGCCGTTCACGGACAACCGCGACGAGTTGACGGCCGCGGGATGGGCGGTCCATGTGCTGGACGGCCTGGACCACACCACGGCCATGCAGCCGTCGGCGGTGCTGCCCATCCTGCGGCCGTGGCTGCTCAGTGCGACTGGCTGA
- a CDS encoding SigE family RNA polymerase sigma factor: MTDRDTAFADYFAARSDAMRRTAYLLCGDWHRAEDLVQVAFTKLYLAWKRIAKREAMDAYARQTLVRTFLSERRLGWFRKESVASEHADVPITGYGPEDRMVLQEALKQVPPGQRAVLVLRYWEDMSVDETAHVLNCSTGTVKSQAARGLQTLRGLLTDQMTPTVDRKRTAG, encoded by the coding sequence ATGACCGATCGGGACACCGCGTTCGCGGACTACTTCGCGGCGCGGTCGGATGCCATGCGCCGTACGGCATACCTGCTGTGCGGGGACTGGCACCGCGCCGAGGACCTGGTTCAGGTGGCGTTCACCAAGCTGTACCTCGCGTGGAAACGGATCGCCAAGCGCGAGGCGATGGACGCCTACGCACGCCAGACACTCGTGCGGACATTCCTGTCCGAACGACGCCTCGGCTGGTTCCGCAAGGAAAGCGTCGCGAGCGAACACGCCGACGTCCCGATCACCGGGTACGGGCCCGAGGACCGGATGGTCCTGCAGGAAGCGCTCAAGCAGGTACCACCCGGTCAGCGCGCGGTCCTCGTGCTGCGCTACTGGGAGGACATGTCGGTCGACGAGACCGCGCACGTCCTCAACTGCTCCACAGGGACGGTGAAAAGCCAGGCCGCGCGGGGGCTGCAGACGCTGCGCGGCCTGCTCACCGACCAGATGACCCCGACCGTTGATCGAAAGAGGACAGCTGGATGA
- a CDS encoding VOC family protein, with the protein MKIVVTSVFVDDQAKALAFYTGVLGFEKKTDEPAGAARWLTVTSPGEPDGVELLLEPNGTDIAKDYQTRLREAGIPATMFGTDDVQAEYDRLTGLGVRFTQPPTSMGPVTNAVFEDTCGNLIMISQSH; encoded by the coding sequence ATGAAGATTGTCGTGACCAGTGTGTTCGTCGACGACCAGGCCAAGGCGCTGGCCTTCTACACCGGCGTGCTCGGCTTCGAGAAGAAGACCGACGAGCCGGCGGGCGCCGCCCGCTGGCTCACCGTCACCTCACCCGGCGAGCCCGACGGCGTCGAGCTGCTGCTGGAGCCCAACGGCACGGACATCGCCAAGGACTACCAGACCCGCCTGCGCGAAGCCGGGATCCCGGCGACCATGTTCGGCACCGACGACGTCCAGGCCGAATACGACCGGCTGACCGGGCTGGGCGTGCGGTTCACCCAGCCGCCGACCAGCATGGGACCGGTCACCAACGCGGTGTTCGAGGACACCTGCGGCAACCTGATCATGATCAGCCAGTCGCACTGA
- a CDS encoding FAD-dependent monooxygenase, which translates to MADVLIAGAGPTGLTLAVDLARRGVACRIVDKEPVFATGSRGRGMQPRTLEVFDDLGLLDAVFAHGSAYPPMRAYQGSEVVWEGVMSEPTDPTPDVPYPNGWMIPQWRTAALLRERLAGFGGQVELGTELVALEQDEDGVIATLSRDGRAERARLAYVVGADGGKGAARRLLGVPFEGVTQEDFRVLVADVRVTGLDREHWHLWREPMIGLCPLGGTDSFQLTIADPERELATLADLAGYVAERTGRTDFRLDGLTWLTEWRPNTRMATRFQVGRVLLAGDAAHVHPPTGGQGLNTGVQDAYNLGWKLAAVMGGAPGSLLATYEQERLPVAAHVLGLSTRLFEQRTMTRGREERQLGLSYRGGPLAVDDRPAPGVLRAGDRAPDGPWEGKTLFDVFRGPHWTLLEFAGPAGAYDVRPGTWVLVRPDGYLGVVTENPATVDACLGHLGCARDDVVTARV; encoded by the coding sequence GTGGCGGACGTACTGATCGCCGGGGCGGGCCCGACCGGGCTGACGCTGGCGGTGGACCTGGCCCGGCGCGGGGTGGCGTGCCGGATCGTGGACAAGGAACCGGTGTTCGCGACGGGGTCGCGTGGCCGGGGGATGCAGCCGCGCACCCTGGAGGTGTTCGACGACCTCGGCCTGCTCGACGCGGTGTTCGCGCACGGCTCGGCGTATCCCCCGATGCGCGCCTACCAGGGCAGTGAGGTCGTGTGGGAGGGCGTGATGAGCGAGCCGACCGACCCGACACCGGACGTGCCGTACCCCAACGGGTGGATGATCCCGCAGTGGCGCACGGCGGCGTTGCTGCGTGAACGGCTGGCAGGGTTCGGCGGGCAGGTCGAGCTGGGCACGGAATTGGTCGCGCTGGAGCAGGACGAGGACGGGGTGATCGCGACGCTGAGCCGCGACGGGCGGGCAGAGCGGGCACGGTTGGCGTACGTGGTGGGCGCGGACGGCGGCAAGGGAGCGGCGCGGCGGCTGCTGGGTGTGCCGTTCGAGGGCGTGACCCAGGAGGATTTCCGGGTGCTGGTCGCCGACGTGCGGGTGACGGGCCTGGACCGGGAGCACTGGCACTTGTGGCGGGAGCCGATGATCGGGCTGTGCCCGCTGGGTGGGACGGACTCGTTCCAGCTGACCATCGCCGATCCGGAACGCGAGCTGGCGACCCTGGCGGATCTGGCGGGGTATGTCGCGGAGCGGACCGGGCGGACGGATTTCCGGCTGGACGGCCTGACCTGGTTGACCGAGTGGCGGCCGAACACCCGGATGGCGACGCGGTTCCAGGTGGGCCGGGTGCTGCTGGCCGGGGACGCCGCGCACGTGCACCCGCCGACCGGTGGGCAGGGCCTCAACACGGGCGTGCAGGACGCCTACAACCTCGGCTGGAAGCTGGCGGCGGTGATGGGCGGGGCGCCGGGGTCGTTGCTGGCGACCTACGAGCAGGAGCGGCTGCCGGTCGCGGCGCACGTGCTGGGGCTGAGCACGCGGCTGTTCGAGCAGCGCACGATGACGCGGGGCCGCGAGGAGCGGCAGCTGGGTTTGTCCTACCGGGGCGGGCCGCTGGCGGTGGACGACCGGCCTGCGCCGGGGGTGTTGCGGGCCGGGGACCGGGCGCCGGACGGCCCGTGGGAGGGCAAGACGTTGTTCGACGTGTTCCGCGGCCCGCACTGGACCCTGCTGGAGTTCGCCGGACCGGCGGGGGCCTATGACGTCCGGCCGGGCACGTGGGTGCTGGTCCGGCCGGACGGCTACCTCGGTGTGGTGACGGAGAACCCGGCGACGGTGGACGCCTGCCTCGGTCACCTCGGGTGTGCCCGAGATGACGTCGTCACCGCGCGGGTCTGA
- a CDS encoding TetR/AcrR family transcriptional regulator C-terminal domain-containing protein — protein MALDRSAIVRTGLRVLDQVGLEALTLRKIASELGVQPPALYWHFKSKQDLIDEMASTLLADHAQPIPEDTAWEQFALTFGEGMRQMLLRYRDGAKMFAGTHLTDTSVYRHQDAALRLLTGAGFSLEDAGQVFWTVYTYTIGYVIEEQAVYPRPGERDERYDIDHRTERMAHENVPLAAAAGPALFTDFDRRYTRGLQAIITGVATWRT, from the coding sequence GTGGCCCTTGACCGCTCCGCGATCGTCCGCACCGGCCTGCGCGTGCTCGACCAGGTCGGCCTGGAGGCGCTCACCCTGCGCAAGATCGCCTCCGAACTCGGCGTCCAGCCGCCCGCGCTGTACTGGCACTTCAAGAGCAAGCAGGACCTCATCGACGAGATGGCCAGCACCCTGCTGGCCGACCACGCCCAGCCCATCCCCGAGGACACCGCCTGGGAGCAGTTCGCGCTCACCTTCGGCGAAGGTATGCGGCAGATGCTGCTGCGCTACCGCGACGGCGCGAAGATGTTCGCCGGCACCCACCTCACCGACACCAGCGTCTACCGCCACCAGGACGCCGCCCTGCGCCTGCTCACCGGCGCCGGGTTCAGCCTCGAGGACGCCGGGCAGGTCTTCTGGACCGTGTACACCTACACGATCGGCTACGTCATCGAGGAACAAGCCGTCTACCCACGCCCCGGCGAACGCGACGAGCGCTACGACATCGACCACCGCACCGAACGCATGGCCCACGAGAACGTCCCACTGGCCGCCGCCGCGGGCCCCGCGCTGTTCACCGACTTCGACCGCCGCTACACCCGCGGCCTGCAAGCGATCATCACCGGTGTCGCCACCTGGCGCACCTGA
- a CDS encoding class I SAM-dependent methyltransferase, producing MDRQTDTGASNLLYRHPELYEVAYDGAGHAVARLAETILHDQLGHQPASLLDLGCGTGRDLEYLATLIPDVVGVDHQRAMLDYARHRRPRIDFRLGDMRTLRLERTFEAITTFGYALADIHANRDIDRVMATCAAHSRPGTVLIVEVIDPLRTGELPRTLTIDIPDLRADAITEYRHHHAQQLLEQHRTWRRAQGLVHDLAHLRLLHPKELEYYLDNHGFDVLCAYQLPEKHTAASAFVAARHRGDG from the coding sequence ATGGACAGGCAGACCGATACCGGCGCCAGCAACCTGCTCTACCGCCACCCCGAGCTCTACGAAGTGGCCTACGACGGCGCCGGCCACGCCGTGGCACGCCTCGCCGAGACCATCCTGCACGACCAGCTCGGTCACCAGCCCGCCAGCCTGCTCGACCTCGGCTGCGGCACCGGCCGCGACCTGGAGTACCTCGCCACCCTCATCCCCGACGTCGTCGGCGTCGACCACCAGCGGGCCATGCTCGACTACGCCCGCCACCGCCGCCCCCGCATCGACTTCCGGCTCGGCGACATGCGCACCCTCCGGCTCGAGCGCACCTTCGAGGCCATCACCACCTTCGGCTACGCACTGGCCGACATCCACGCCAACCGCGACATCGACCGCGTCATGGCCACCTGCGCCGCGCACAGCCGGCCCGGCACCGTGCTCATCGTCGAAGTCATCGACCCGCTGCGCACCGGCGAGCTGCCCCGCACCCTCACCATCGACATCCCCGACCTGCGCGCCGACGCCATCACCGAATACCGCCACCACCACGCCCAGCAGCTGCTCGAACAACACCGCACCTGGCGCCGCGCCCAAGGCCTCGTGCACGACCTGGCCCACCTGCGGCTGCTGCACCCCAAAGAACTCGAGTACTACCTGGACAACCACGGCTTCGACGTCCTCTGCGCCTACCAGCTGCCCGAGAAACACACCGCCGCCAGCGCGTTCGTCGCCGCCCGCCACCGCGGCGACGGATGA
- a CDS encoding GNAT family N-acetyltransferase — protein MITRARQAPLFTGLTGRKVRLREVGAADRRTLIGFDRDPGGHPRAAHYRHWAAHRTEDSHDDLQFAIETVRGGVLVGSMSVQADPAGARFGYGIGIGPRHRRCGYAADAITVLLAFMFRERAYLACDVGIHGSNFASLTLHAGLGFRERDRVLDPDLSRGSFTFMVEMSVTADTFTEPPLPGRPGRGRHWRPTRGRHWSNTPLF, from the coding sequence ATGATCACGCGTGCGCGCCAAGCCCCGCTGTTCACCGGCCTCACCGGCCGGAAGGTCCGGCTGCGTGAGGTCGGCGCCGCCGACCGGCGCACCCTGATCGGGTTCGACCGCGATCCCGGCGGGCACCCGCGTGCTGCCCACTACCGGCACTGGGCCGCCCACCGCACCGAGGACTCCCACGACGACCTCCAGTTCGCGATCGAGACCGTGCGCGGCGGGGTGCTGGTCGGCTCGATGAGCGTCCAGGCCGACCCGGCGGGCGCCCGGTTCGGGTACGGCATCGGGATCGGGCCACGCCACCGGCGCTGCGGCTACGCCGCGGACGCCATCACCGTCCTGCTGGCGTTCATGTTCCGCGAGCGCGCGTACCTCGCGTGCGACGTCGGCATCCACGGCAGCAACTTCGCCTCGCTGACCCTGCACGCCGGCCTCGGGTTCCGCGAGCGTGACCGCGTGCTCGACCCGGACCTGTCGCGTGGCAGCTTCACGTTCATGGTGGAGATGAGCGTCACCGCCGACACCTTCACCGAGCCGCCGCTGCCCGGCCGTCCCGGGCGCGGCCGGCACTGGCGGCCCACCCGCGGCCGGCACTGGTCCAACACGCCGCTATTTTAG
- a CDS encoding rhodanese-like domain-containing protein has protein sequence MNNVDFFTARLRFQTDVSDVHAALGSAGPGFVLVDSRGDAGWRHGRIPGAVHLPHAEIAERAAASIDPATPVVTYCWGPGCNGATRAALQFATLGYQVKEMLGGIEYWIREGFPVQTDTGTTRQAADPLTAPPHAITCDC, from the coding sequence ATGAACAACGTGGATTTCTTCACCGCCCGCCTGCGGTTCCAGACCGACGTCTCCGACGTGCACGCCGCACTGGGCAGCGCCGGCCCCGGCTTCGTGCTGGTCGACTCGCGCGGGGACGCGGGCTGGCGGCACGGCCGCATCCCCGGCGCGGTCCACCTGCCCCACGCCGAGATCGCCGAGCGGGCGGCGGCGAGCATCGACCCGGCCACGCCGGTGGTCACCTACTGCTGGGGGCCGGGCTGCAACGGCGCCACCCGCGCGGCACTCCAGTTCGCCACACTCGGCTACCAGGTCAAGGAGATGCTCGGCGGCATCGAGTACTGGATCCGCGAGGGCTTCCCGGTCCAGACCGACACCGGCACGACGCGGCAGGCGGCCGACCCGCTCACCGCCCCGCCGCACGCCATCACGTGTGACTGCTGA
- a CDS encoding alpha/beta fold hydrolase — protein MAETSADINGVRICYETIGDPGGRPLLLVMGLGGPMIWWDDELCELLADRGFRVIRFDNRDCGRSQSMTGQASLVGSLLGSWTGARVGQPPPYTLADMADDAAGLLDHLGIDAAHVTGVSLGGMIAQTLAIRHPARVTSLVSVMSTTGGRRVGWPHPRVLPSLLGRAPRGRQAYEEAVLATFKLIGSPGFDFDEERMRVRARRTYDRGINRAGTLRQLVAITSAADRAPRLRGLRVPALVIHGKADPLVHVSGGTATARAIPGAELILVPGMGHDLPRAVWPTLVDGVDRTARRAVSSHT, from the coding sequence ATGGCGGAGACGAGCGCGGACATCAACGGGGTGCGGATCTGCTACGAGACCATCGGCGACCCCGGCGGGCGGCCGTTGCTGTTGGTGATGGGTCTCGGCGGGCCGATGATCTGGTGGGACGACGAGCTGTGCGAGTTGCTGGCCGACCGCGGGTTCCGCGTGATCCGGTTCGACAACCGCGACTGCGGCCGGTCGCAGTCGATGACCGGCCAGGCCTCGCTGGTCGGGTCGCTGCTGGGGTCGTGGACGGGCGCGCGGGTCGGGCAGCCGCCGCCGTACACGCTCGCCGACATGGCCGACGACGCCGCCGGGCTGCTGGATCACCTGGGCATCGACGCGGCGCACGTCACCGGGGTGTCGCTGGGCGGGATGATCGCGCAGACGCTGGCGATCCGGCACCCGGCGCGGGTCACGTCGCTGGTGTCGGTGATGTCCACGACCGGCGGCAGACGGGTGGGCTGGCCGCACCCGAGGGTGCTGCCGTCGCTGCTGGGCAGGGCGCCGCGCGGCCGGCAGGCCTATGAGGAGGCGGTGCTGGCGACGTTCAAGCTGATCGGTTCGCCGGGGTTCGACTTCGACGAGGAACGGATGCGCGTGCGTGCACGCCGTACATACGACCGGGGCATCAACCGGGCCGGGACGCTGCGGCAGCTGGTGGCGATCACCTCGGCGGCGGACCGGGCACCGCGGCTGCGCGGGCTGCGGGTCCCGGCGCTGGTGATCCACGGCAAGGCCGATCCGCTGGTGCACGTCTCGGGCGGGACGGCGACCGCGCGGGCGATCCCCGGTGCCGAGCTGATCCTGGTGCCGGGCATGGGCCACGACCTGCCGCGCGCGGTGTGGCCGACGCTGGTGGACGGCGTCGACCGCACCGCGCGCCGCGCGGTCAGCAGTCACACGTGA
- a CDS encoding ArsR/SmtB family transcription factor — protein sequence MSEPTPTDEPTRPQLQSAAATFALLSAPTRLHVVWLLARHEYDVGTLAERIGTTVAAVSQHLAKLRLAGLVAARREGRRQIYAVEDPHVLTLVEQIFEHIAPDGSLAPDPPMPRHPTRPTP from the coding sequence ATGAGCGAACCGACACCGACCGACGAGCCCACCCGGCCGCAGCTGCAGTCCGCCGCGGCCACGTTCGCGCTGCTGTCGGCCCCCACCCGGCTGCACGTCGTCTGGCTGCTGGCACGCCACGAGTACGACGTCGGCACACTGGCCGAACGCATCGGGACGACCGTCGCCGCGGTCAGTCAGCACCTGGCCAAACTCCGCCTCGCCGGTCTCGTCGCCGCCCGCCGCGAAGGCCGCCGCCAGATCTACGCCGTGGAAGACCCGCACGTGCTGACCCTGGTCGAGCAGATCTTCGAACACATCGCCCCGGACGGCAGCCTCGCACCCGACCCGCCGATGCCCCGCCACCCCACGCGACCCACACCATGA
- a CDS encoding sodium:calcium antiporter: protein MIHFVLLIACAVAIYLSCEWFVNAVEWLGRRMKVGTVAVGTVLAAIGTALPESVVTFVAVAFGDTPEQRDIGVGAAMGGPLALATVAYGVIGWSLLAGRRSRQAGVTQDWGDVGKLAKDQTWFVAVFVVKVALGLVAFAIKPWLGLLFFAVYAVYCVREMRQKDEDGAEDELAPLKLQRRRAAPATWAVVAQTLGALAVIFAASKLFVVQLDTVGPMLGLSATLTALLLAPIATELPEIMNAVIWVRQGKTKLALANVSGSMMIQATVPSGFGLLFTPWRLDAPLLIAGGVTLLAVVYLLITLRSGRLSVRRLSVAAAFYGLFAVALVPVFA, encoded by the coding sequence GTGATTCATTTCGTGTTGCTGATCGCCTGCGCGGTCGCCATCTACCTGTCCTGCGAGTGGTTCGTCAACGCGGTCGAGTGGCTCGGTCGCCGGATGAAGGTCGGCACGGTCGCGGTCGGCACGGTACTGGCGGCGATCGGGACCGCGCTGCCCGAGAGTGTCGTGACGTTCGTGGCTGTGGCGTTCGGTGACACGCCCGAGCAGCGTGACATCGGTGTGGGCGCGGCGATGGGCGGACCGTTGGCGCTGGCCACGGTCGCCTACGGGGTGATCGGCTGGAGCCTGCTGGCCGGCCGCCGTTCCCGCCAGGCCGGTGTCACGCAGGACTGGGGCGACGTGGGCAAGCTCGCCAAGGACCAGACCTGGTTCGTCGCGGTGTTCGTGGTCAAGGTGGCGCTGGGGCTGGTGGCGTTCGCGATCAAGCCGTGGCTGGGGTTGCTGTTCTTCGCGGTGTACGCCGTGTACTGCGTGCGGGAGATGCGTCAGAAGGACGAGGACGGCGCCGAGGATGAGCTGGCGCCGTTGAAGCTGCAACGGCGGCGCGCGGCTCCGGCGACGTGGGCGGTGGTGGCGCAGACGCTGGGCGCGCTGGCGGTGATCTTCGCGGCGTCGAAGCTGTTCGTGGTGCAACTGGACACGGTCGGCCCGATGCTGGGCCTGTCGGCGACGTTGACGGCGTTGCTGCTGGCGCCGATCGCGACGGAGTTGCCGGAGATCATGAACGCGGTGATCTGGGTGCGCCAGGGCAAGACGAAGCTGGCGCTGGCGAACGTGTCGGGGTCGATGATGATCCAGGCGACGGTCCCCAGCGGGTTCGGTCTGTTGTTCACGCCGTGGCGGCTGGACGCGCCGTTGCTGATCGCGGGCGGGGTGACATTGCTGGCGGTGGTGTACCTGCTGATCACGTTGCGGTCCGGGCGGTTGAGTGTGCGCCGGTTGTCGGTGGCGGCGGCGTTCTACGGGTTGTTCGCGGTGGCGCTGGTGCCGGTGTTCGCCTGA
- a CDS encoding Lrp/AsnC family transcriptional regulator: METLDATDWRILEELQRDGRASYAELARAVSMSPSAVTERVRRLEQAGIIRGYTAVVDADRLGFVILALVRLRYPTGNYKPFHDLLAVTPEIIEAHHVTGDDCFVLKVLARSMRHLEATTGRISGLGPVTTNVVYSSPLARRDLTGELRTPPTGRG; this comes from the coding sequence GTGGAAACCTTGGACGCCACGGATTGGCGGATCCTGGAGGAGCTCCAGCGTGACGGCCGGGCCAGTTACGCCGAGCTGGCCAGGGCGGTGTCGATGTCGCCCTCGGCGGTGACCGAGCGGGTGCGCCGGCTCGAGCAGGCCGGGATCATCCGCGGCTACACGGCGGTCGTCGACGCCGACCGGCTGGGGTTCGTGATCCTGGCGCTGGTGCGGTTGCGGTACCCGACGGGCAACTACAAGCCGTTCCACGACCTGCTGGCCGTCACCCCGGAGATCATCGAGGCGCATCACGTGACCGGCGACGACTGTTTCGTGCTGAAGGTGCTGGCCCGGTCGATGCGGCACCTGGAGGCCACGACCGGCCGGATCAGCGGGCTGGGGCCGGTGACCACGAACGTGGTGTACTCCAGCCCGCTGGCCCGCCGCGACCTGACCGGTGAGCTCAGGACGCCGCCCACGGGCCGAGGCTGA